The Chitinophagales bacterium genome has a window encoding:
- a CDS encoding HIT family protein, with product MASIFSKIIAGEIPSYKIAENDHFYAFLDVFPLVKGHVLVVPKNETDKIFDVDDSLLSEWLIFAKPIAKAIEKTFDCNRCGISVVGLEVPHAHMHLLPINTADDLNFTRPKLKITSEELEGIQQMILENI from the coding sequence ATGGCAAGCATTTTCTCGAAAATAATAGCAGGTGAAATACCCTCTTATAAAATTGCTGAGAATGATCATTTCTATGCTTTTCTCGATGTCTTTCCGTTAGTAAAAGGGCATGTATTGGTAGTACCCAAGAATGAAACAGACAAAATATTTGACGTTGATGATAGTTTGTTATCTGAATGGCTGATTTTTGCCAAGCCTATAGCAAAGGCTATAGAGAAGACATTTGATTGTAACAGATGCGGTATCAGTGTTGTAGGGCTAGAAGTGCCTCACGCACATATGCATTTATTGCCTATTAACACAGCTGACGACCTCAATTTTACAAGACCTAAGCTCAAGATTACTTCTGAAGAATTGGAAGGAATACAACAGATGATATTAGAAAACATATAA
- a CDS encoding antibiotic biosynthesis monooxygenase, protein MIVRIVKMSFREEEVNNFLTLFNERKELIRHFDGCHHLELWQQAGNETVYFTYSIWDSEQHLDHYRFSELFKDTWKKTKALFADKPQAWSVEQRIVVS, encoded by the coding sequence ATGATAGTACGCATCGTAAAGATGAGTTTCAGAGAAGAAGAGGTTAATAATTTCCTCACGCTTTTCAATGAACGAAAGGAGCTGATAAGGCATTTCGATGGCTGTCATCACCTGGAGTTATGGCAGCAGGCTGGCAATGAAACTGTGTATTTTACGTACAGTATCTGGGATAGCGAACAGCACCTTGACCATTACAGGTTCTCAGAACTATTTAAAGATACCTGGAAAAAGACCAAAGCGTTATTTGCGGATAAACCGCAAGCCTGGAGTGTGGAACAACGAATAGTAGTATCCTGA
- a CDS encoding T9SS type A sorting domain-containing protein, with protein sequence MISMKYNKIGTVLMTLAGAFMLNTQANARPDVNATKRTGSEKLGQLKTTASCRPAEASIDLDINNVRARLMTGGDMWWDNGTSEARYEIPKGSRKNSLFAGSVWIGGLDEQKQLKVAAQTYRQTGNDYWPGPLDPNTGDITEADCSEWDRFWKVDKETINKFRELGDKTAIIGDPTFESIYQWPAKGNVNAVGRNQNPLTLYANQDYAPFVDVDNDGVYNTDAGDYPGEEELGTIRGDQFIWWVFNDKGNTKQQSNTDGIGIEVQASAFAYSTKDFINDATFYNYRLVNRGGLSLDSTHIATWTDADLGYYNDDYIGCDTTRGLGILYNGTSVDGTGQVNSYGSKIPMVGVDFFKGPIKRTVVNGQVDTQKLGMTSFTYYNNDNSVIGNPRNGIEIYNYMTGSIRNGQRFSYDFKGPNTISKAYGEGATTPYVFFGDPANRSEWSECTCGNPVGDRRFVHTSGAFRLDPGVVNDITIGAVWVSDAGGCPSTSFRKIRVADDLAQSLFDNNFKTIEGPEAPRMEVRALDRKLVFYLTNDQISNNYQERYGTDLSEQKYRVASNKAANYVKSPDSLYVFEGYRVFQLRDRFVTPANIFNDDGSVNEELAQEVFQVDKQNGVTKIINYEKKTDISDTTYVPIVKIIGADSGIKHSFEINSDAFAKTQDKRLVNYKNYYFTAVAYAYNNFAPFDPKHADSTQELAYIESSKGGGGSAIKVVVGSPNPANGDMGTVLNADFGDGVIVKRLEGKGNGRNALELSDESENEALFGVSANGGGTLHQAVTPTYKSGHGPVNVKVIDPIKLKPYDFELYINGPISTVDKDLGLVDTSSNWMLINLTNNDTILSERTLLYRNEQILEEYGISVDIQQASRPTDHQDLNQNGLISSDIIFSDLSNPWLSGVADQEARSFANWIRSGNTTDTSKICDWNDIKGDSVGQFYEKMLSRYSTTVGTWAPYALTASEDSTACGFGVKFGQGNPKLSALPSVDIVFTSDHSKWTRCLVFEMDDDFNLAEGHADKFDFRSHASWNMEWDENGRPVYSTVPNDTGFSWFPGYAINQETGERLNIFFGEDSWLKDHNGNDMIWNPTAIQWGYAGANLIPIFGGKHYIYIQNSRYDSGRAFIQTLNSPSTIVRQTRFNNFAYASIPLLNPLTKSQFKSLPEGLIPSEVRVKFRISRPYNQYMTDINGATMKNNGFPLYYFSTGNLAPIKLGDNANADKDALLDRIHAVPNPYYGYTGYELNRYDTKVKIINLPAKATVSIYSLDGTLVRRIEKDNANVSYVDWDIRNAKSLPIASGMYLMHVKAEGIGEKVIRWFGAMRPIDVTNY encoded by the coding sequence ATGATATCGATGAAATATAATAAGATTGGAACTGTGCTGATGACTCTGGCCGGAGCCTTTATGCTGAACACCCAGGCTAACGCCCGCCCCGATGTGAATGCGACAAAAAGGACAGGCTCTGAAAAGCTGGGTCAACTAAAAACTACTGCATCCTGCCGACCAGCGGAGGCATCTATAGACCTTGATATCAACAACGTAAGGGCGCGGTTGATGACCGGCGGCGATATGTGGTGGGATAATGGTACCTCAGAGGCCAGGTACGAGATACCTAAAGGGTCCCGTAAAAACTCCCTGTTTGCAGGTTCTGTATGGATCGGTGGTTTAGATGAGCAAAAGCAACTTAAGGTAGCTGCTCAGACGTATCGCCAGACAGGTAATGACTACTGGCCCGGTCCATTGGATCCGAATACAGGTGACATCACTGAAGCAGACTGTTCTGAGTGGGACCGTTTCTGGAAAGTTGATAAAGAAACCATCAACAAATTCAGAGAGTTAGGGGATAAAACAGCTATAATAGGTGACCCTACATTTGAATCGATATATCAATGGCCGGCAAAAGGTAACGTCAATGCTGTAGGTCGTAATCAGAATCCGCTGACTTTATATGCGAACCAGGATTACGCGCCATTCGTTGACGTAGATAATGACGGTGTATATAATACAGATGCCGGAGACTATCCCGGTGAAGAAGAGTTGGGAACGATCCGTGGTGACCAATTCATCTGGTGGGTGTTCAACGACAAAGGTAATACCAAACAGCAGTCTAATACAGATGGTATTGGTATAGAGGTACAGGCCAGTGCTTTTGCCTATTCTACCAAAGATTTCATCAACGATGCTACTTTCTACAACTATCGTTTAGTTAACAGGGGGGGGCTGAGCCTGGATAGTACTCACATTGCTACATGGACAGATGCTGACCTTGGTTATTATAACGATGACTACATTGGTTGCGATACGACACGTGGTTTGGGTATATTATATAATGGTACCAGCGTAGACGGTACGGGCCAGGTGAATAGTTATGGATCTAAGATACCGATGGTCGGGGTAGACTTCTTTAAAGGGCCTATCAAGAGGACTGTTGTAAATGGGCAGGTTGATACACAAAAGCTGGGTATGACCTCTTTTACCTACTATAACAATGATAACTCAGTAATTGGTAACCCAAGGAATGGTATCGAGATATATAACTACATGACAGGTTCTATCAGGAATGGTCAGCGTTTTAGTTATGACTTCAAAGGACCTAATACCATATCTAAAGCGTATGGTGAAGGTGCAACAACACCTTATGTGTTCTTTGGCGACCCGGCCAACAGGTCTGAATGGTCTGAGTGTACTTGCGGTAACCCAGTAGGTGACAGGCGTTTTGTGCATACGTCAGGCGCATTCAGGTTAGATCCGGGTGTTGTAAATGATATTACCATAGGTGCTGTTTGGGTATCAGACGCAGGTGGTTGCCCCAGTACTTCTTTCAGGAAGATAAGGGTAGCTGACGACCTCGCACAATCACTTTTTGATAATAACTTTAAGACTATCGAAGGACCGGAAGCTCCGAGGATGGAAGTACGTGCATTGGACAGGAAACTGGTATTCTACCTGACTAACGACCAGATAAGTAATAACTACCAGGAGAGGTATGGTACAGATCTGTCTGAACAAAAATACCGCGTTGCTTCTAACAAAGCAGCCAACTATGTTAAGAGCCCGGATTCATTGTATGTCTTCGAAGGCTACAGGGTATTCCAACTGAGAGACCGTTTTGTTACGCCGGCAAACATCTTTAATGACGATGGTTCAGTTAACGAGGAACTGGCACAAGAGGTATTCCAGGTAGATAAGCAAAATGGTGTTACTAAGATCATTAACTACGAGAAGAAGACAGATATAAGTGATACTACTTATGTACCTATTGTAAAAATAATCGGTGCTGACAGCGGTATCAAACATAGTTTTGAGATCAACAGCGATGCCTTCGCCAAAACACAGGATAAGAGGCTGGTTAACTATAAGAACTACTACTTTACTGCAGTAGCTTATGCTTACAACAACTTCGCTCCTTTTGATCCCAAACACGCTGATTCAACTCAGGAACTTGCGTACATTGAGAGCTCTAAAGGTGGCGGAGGATCAGCAATTAAAGTTGTTGTCGGTTCTCCTAACCCTGCCAACGGTGACATGGGTACTGTTTTGAACGCTGATTTTGGTGATGGTGTTATAGTTAAACGCCTGGAAGGTAAGGGTAACGGCAGAAATGCACTGGAATTATCAGATGAATCTGAAAATGAAGCATTGTTTGGTGTTTCTGCGAATGGTGGAGGCACTTTACACCAGGCTGTAACGCCAACCTACAAGTCTGGACACGGTCCGGTTAACGTAAAAGTTATCGATCCGATAAAATTAAAACCATACGACTTTGAATTATACATCAATGGTCCGATATCAACTGTTGATAAGGACCTTGGACTGGTTGATACAAGCTCGAACTGGATGCTGATAAATCTTACCAATAACGATACTATCTTAAGTGAGCGTACATTGTTGTATCGCAACGAGCAGATATTGGAAGAGTACGGTATCTCTGTTGATATCCAACAGGCTTCAAGGCCGACTGACCACCAGGATCTGAATCAGAACGGCTTGATATCATCAGATATCATATTCTCTGACCTGTCTAATCCATGGTTAAGTGGTGTTGCAGACCAGGAAGCAAGGTCGTTTGCAAACTGGATACGTTCCGGTAATACAACCGATACAAGTAAGATCTGCGATTGGAATGACATCAAAGGTGATAGTGTAGGACAGTTCTACGAAAAAATGCTTTCAAGATATTCCACTACCGTAGGTACATGGGCACCATATGCTTTGACTGCTTCAGAAGATTCAACGGCTTGCGGATTCGGCGTTAAGTTTGGTCAGGGTAATCCCAAGTTAAGTGCTTTGCCAAGTGTTGATATAGTGTTCACATCTGATCATTCTAAATGGACAAGGTGCCTGGTATTTGAAATGGATGATGATTTCAACCTCGCAGAAGGGCATGCAGATAAATTCGATTTCCGCTCACATGCCAGTTGGAATATGGAATGGGATGAAAATGGAAGGCCGGTTTACTCAACTGTGCCGAATGATACCGGTTTCTCATGGTTCCCGGGATATGCTATTAACCAGGAAACAGGCGAGCGTCTGAACATCTTCTTTGGTGAAGATTCATGGTTGAAAGATCATAACGGTAATGACATGATCTGGAATCCTACCGCAATTCAATGGGGTTATGCAGGGGCAAACCTGATACCTATATTTGGTGGTAAACACTATATATATATCCAAAATAGCAGGTACGACTCAGGAAGAGCATTTATTCAGACACTGAATAGTCCGAGTACGATTGTTAGGCAAACAAGGTTCAACAACTTTGCTTATGCTAGTATCCCGTTATTGAATCCATTGACCAAGTCGCAGTTCAAATCTCTGCCTGAAGGCCTTATTCCTAGTGAAGTAAGGGTGAAATTCAGGATATCCCGTCCGTACAATCAGTATATGACAGATATTAACGGAGCCACAATGAAAAACAATGGTTTCCCATTGTATTATTTCTCAACAGGCAATTTAGCACCAATCAAACTGGGAGATAATGCGAATGCCGACAAGGACGCATTACTGGATAGGATTCATGCAGTTCCAAACCCGTACTACGGTTATACAGGCTATGAACTTAACAGGTATGATACTAAGGTTAAGATCATCAATCTGCCTGCCAAAGCAACTGTCAGCATCTACTCTCTGGACGGTACTTTAGTGCGTAGGATAGAGAAAGACAATGCCAATGTATCTTATGTAGACTGGGATATCCGTAATGCTAAGAGTTTGCCAATAGCAAGCGGTATGTACTTGATGCATGTGAAAGCGGAAGGCATAGGTGAAAAAGTTATTCGTTGGTTTGGTGCTATGCGCCCTATCGATGTAACAAACTATTAA
- the clpP gene encoding ATP-dependent Clp endopeptidase proteolytic subunit ClpP — translation MDRNEFRKYAIKHHGISSLTVDSYTSSLNKYPNALTPYIIEERPLNVASMDVFSRLMMDRIIFLGEPINDYVANIVTAQLLFLESTDRNRDVQMYINSPGGSVYAGLGIYDTMQIINPDVSTICTGIAASMAAVLMCAGTKGKRTALKHSRVMIHQPLGGAEGQASDIEITAREILKLKKELYEIIADHSGQKLNKVEKDSDRDYWMTAAEAKEYGMVDEVLDRNPRKSEKSDDSDAKK, via the coding sequence ATGGATAGAAATGAATTCCGGAAATATGCCATTAAGCACCACGGCATAAGTAGTTTAACAGTAGATAGCTATACCTCCTCACTTAATAAGTATCCAAACGCACTGACACCATATATTATCGAAGAACGCCCGCTGAATGTTGCTTCAATGGACGTATTCTCACGTTTGATGATGGACAGGATCATATTTTTGGGTGAGCCGATAAATGACTATGTAGCTAATATTGTGACAGCCCAACTATTGTTCCTGGAAAGTACTGACCGCAACCGTGACGTACAGATGTACATCAACAGTCCGGGCGGTAGTGTATACGCCGGTCTGGGTATTTATGATACCATGCAGATCATCAACCCAGATGTATCTACCATATGCACAGGCATTGCGGCCTCTATGGCAGCAGTGTTGATGTGCGCAGGAACCAAAGGCAAACGTACAGCCCTGAAACACAGTCGTGTGATGATACACCAGCCATTGGGTGGTGCTGAAGGTCAGGCCAGTGATATTGAGATCACTGCCCGTGAGATCCTGAAGCTGAAGAAAGAGTTGTACGAGATAATTGCCGATCATAGCGGACAGAAACTGAACAAAGTAGAAAAGGATAGTGATCGTGACTACTGGATGACGGCTGCTGAAGCTAAAGAGTATGGTATGGTGGATGAGGTGTTGGACAGGAACCCAAGGAAATCTGAGAAATCTGATGACTCAGATGCAAAAAAATAA
- a CDS encoding RNA polymerase sigma factor: MTTSDFNNAIARQSDFLKPYAHSLTQNMEDAKDLFQETMVRALLNKDKYRIGTNLKAWLYTIMRNIFINNYRKNKRFTKVTSDVPEDIIMYQATRAAGNSGWSNVRMQEIKKEIATLPDAFRQSFELYQQGYKYQDIADILHEPLGTIKSRIHFARKILVSKIER, translated from the coding sequence ATGACTACTTCAGATTTCAATAATGCGATTGCCAGACAGAGCGATTTTTTGAAACCTTATGCACATTCACTCACACAGAACATGGAAGATGCTAAGGACCTTTTCCAGGAAACTATGGTGAGGGCATTGCTCAATAAGGATAAGTACAGGATAGGAACCAACCTTAAGGCATGGTTGTATACCATAATGCGTAATATTTTCATCAATAATTATCGCAAAAACAAGCGTTTTACCAAAGTAACCAGTGATGTGCCTGAAGACATCATTATGTACCAGGCTACCAGAGCTGCCGGTAACTCAGGTTGGAGTAACGTACGTATGCAAGAAATAAAAAAGGAAATAGCTACACTTCCAGACGCATTCCGCCAATCTTTTGAATTGTACCAACAGGGATATAAATACCAGGATATTGCAGATATACTGCACGAACCGTTAGGAACGATCAAAAGCCGCATACACTTTGCCCGTAAGATACTTGTATCAAAAATTGAAAGGTAA
- the greA gene encoding transcription elongation factor GreA, whose amino-acid sequence MSGLNYVTQETLNQMNEELNQLRGPGRAEIARQIAEAREKGDLKENAEYDAAKEAQGYHEAKIARLEAAVATARVIDAKNIDLSKVSILSKVTVLNMQTKKSMQYQIVSEQEADLKAKKISVTSPIGKGLLGKQVGEVAEVATPGGILKLQVEDISI is encoded by the coding sequence ATGTCAGGATTGAACTATGTGACACAGGAGACGCTGAACCAGATGAACGAAGAGCTGAACCAACTTCGGGGACCCGGCAGGGCAGAAATTGCCAGGCAAATCGCTGAGGCTCGTGAAAAAGGTGACCTGAAAGAAAATGCTGAATATGATGCTGCCAAAGAAGCACAGGGATATCACGAAGCAAAAATAGCCAGGCTTGAGGCTGCTGTTGCAACTGCGCGAGTTATAGATGCCAAAAACATAGACCTTAGTAAAGTTTCTATACTCAGCAAGGTAACAGTGCTGAATATGCAGACAAAAAAGTCTATGCAATACCAGATAGTTTCTGAACAGGAAGCTGACCTTAAGGCAAAGAAGATATCAGTAACTTCACCCATTGGTAAGGGTTTGTTGGGCAAGCAGGTGGGAGAAGTAGCCGAGGTAGCTACGCCGGGCGGTATTCTTAAACTACAAGTCGAAGATATTTCTATATAA
- a CDS encoding SAM-dependent chlorinase/fluorinase translates to MQFITLLSDLGDYSAGVAKTKSILMQQLPGKTVIDVTHNIYPFYLQEASYLLASSIHDFAPGTFHIILFDLYYTDIPRLVLASVNDQFVFAPDNGVLPLAFGNKLTGTWSCHNMSGNTGLSGWMHAVTDTINEIGVRKPNEAGLEEYELQNAPFESKPIVYTDRIECSVIHIDRFENIILNITKDDFETAAKGRAFSIDVIRGDSINTISNNYNSVPTGEKLCRFNSAGYMEIAINKGNAAKLFGIKVIRERNKPHNTIKISFE, encoded by the coding sequence ATGCAGTTTATTACGTTATTATCAGACCTGGGCGATTATAGTGCAGGGGTAGCAAAAACCAAGAGCATCCTGATGCAACAGCTACCAGGTAAAACAGTAATAGACGTAACACATAATATATACCCTTTCTACTTGCAAGAAGCATCATACTTGCTTGCTTCATCTATACATGATTTTGCTCCGGGTACTTTTCACATAATATTATTCGACCTGTATTACACCGATATACCCAGACTCGTATTGGCCAGTGTAAATGATCAGTTCGTATTTGCGCCGGATAATGGAGTGCTTCCGCTTGCATTTGGTAATAAGCTAACAGGAACATGGAGTTGTCATAATATGTCAGGTAATACAGGGTTATCAGGCTGGATGCACGCCGTTACAGATACAATAAATGAGATCGGTGTAAGAAAACCAAATGAAGCAGGGCTTGAGGAGTATGAGCTGCAGAACGCTCCGTTTGAGAGTAAGCCCATAGTATATACTGATCGAATAGAATGCTCTGTTATACATATTGACAGGTTTGAAAATATAATACTGAATATTACAAAAGACGATTTTGAAACAGCAGCAAAAGGCAGGGCATTTTCAATAGATGTGATACGTGGCGATTCAATTAATACGATAAGTAACAATTATAACTCCGTTCCGACAGGGGAAAAGCTCTGCCGCTTTAACAGCGCCGGGTATATGGAAATTGCCATTAATAAGGGCAATGCAGCCAAGCTCTTTGGAATAAAAGTGATACGTGAACGGAACAAACCACATAACACCATTAAAATCAGTTTCGAATGA
- a CDS encoding PorV/PorQ family protein — translation MRKFYTKAAFLVCVTCMSVTAFAGNKDRSGQAGATQLLINPWGQSTGVFGMNTSYVSGLDAMKNNIAGMAHSGKTELGVSHSMYLSGSGVSVNNLGFIQNLGNLGVIGANIMSMSFGEIPITDYDNPEGGIGTYSPQFFNALVGYSKEFSKNISVGAGVTFISEQIPDAKASGAVFEAGIQYVTGKDDNFHFGITLRNIGTGMKYSGSGFAINSEAPEDGSYTLNRQIPSEQFEMPTYLNLGLSYDFYLDQNTVNPEDQQSSEEVKPKHRATVMANFTSNSFNNDYLGGGVEYAFKETFMLRAGYRHEKNIGDASLSTTFYTGIAAGATINFRIGETGPKMGLDYSFRPTKRPANGVHTITLRVMR, via the coding sequence ATGAGAAAGTTTTATACAAAGGCCGCCTTCTTGGTTTGTGTTACTTGTATGTCAGTGACTGCTTTTGCGGGTAACAAGGACCGTTCTGGTCAGGCTGGTGCTACCCAATTGCTCATCAATCCCTGGGGGCAAAGTACAGGTGTATTTGGTATGAATACATCTTACGTGAGTGGTTTGGATGCGATGAAGAACAACATTGCCGGTATGGCGCATTCAGGTAAAACAGAGTTAGGTGTTTCTCATTCTATGTACCTGAGTGGTAGTGGTGTTTCAGTGAACAATCTGGGCTTCATACAGAATCTTGGTAACCTTGGCGTTATAGGTGCTAATATCATGTCTATGAGTTTCGGAGAAATTCCTATCACAGACTACGATAACCCTGAGGGGGGAATCGGTACGTACAGTCCACAGTTCTTCAATGCCTTGGTTGGATATTCGAAAGAGTTCTCTAAAAATATATCTGTCGGTGCAGGCGTCACATTCATTTCTGAACAAATTCCTGATGCCAAAGCTAGCGGAGCAGTTTTTGAAGCAGGTATCCAATATGTTACAGGTAAAGACGATAACTTCCACTTCGGTATTACGTTACGTAATATCGGTACGGGTATGAAGTACAGCGGTAGTGGTTTTGCGATCAACAGCGAAGCTCCGGAAGATGGTAGCTACACCCTGAACAGGCAAATACCTTCTGAGCAGTTTGAAATGCCTACTTATCTTAACCTGGGTTTGTCATATGATTTCTACTTGGATCAGAACACTGTTAACCCGGAAGATCAGCAGAGTAGCGAAGAGGTGAAACCTAAACATCGCGCCACGGTTATGGCCAACTTCACTTCTAACTCATTTAACAATGACTATCTGGGTGGTGGTGTTGAATATGCCTTCAAGGAAACATTTATGTTACGTGCTGGTTACAGGCACGAGAAAAACATTGGTGATGCTTCTTTAAGCACAACATTTTATACTGGTATTGCAGCAGGTGCTACCATCAACTTCAGGATCGGGGAAACCGGTCCTAAAATGGGGCTGGATTATTCATTCAGGCCAACAAAACGACCTGCCAATGGTGTGCACACCATTACGCTGCGTGTAATGCGCTAA
- a CDS encoding T9SS type A sorting domain-containing protein yields MKRTVHSLIILLATTFTFGQVQAQTFVTEADTVEMTLYKNLEVLYNNITVTKSDSIKIDWKVKSHNFPTSWGALGHLGICDNNSCRDNSNNQLLDGTTHTSDKYAPNVKGDFHFQMVAYNDASIIPGTYYATLTLKENGGTYEKDITFIFNKWGTNVGTYGKNTDNNITMYPNPARNELNVTYSKDMNVKGISVYNLVGKQVSNYRVNGTSAKLDIDNIPSGIYFIRLTDNAGQVVATRRFTHQ; encoded by the coding sequence ATGAAAAGAACTGTACATTCACTTATTATACTTTTAGCGACAACTTTTACTTTTGGCCAGGTTCAGGCACAGACTTTTGTTACTGAAGCAGATACTGTTGAAATGACTTTATATAAGAACCTTGAGGTGCTATATAACAACATTACTGTAACCAAATCCGATAGTATCAAGATAGACTGGAAAGTAAAGAGCCATAACTTTCCAACATCGTGGGGAGCTTTAGGTCACCTTGGTATCTGTGATAATAACAGTTGCCGCGACAATTCAAATAACCAGTTATTGGATGGTACAACACATACATCAGACAAGTATGCACCAAATGTGAAAGGTGATTTTCACTTCCAGATGGTAGCATACAACGATGCCAGTATCATACCCGGCACTTACTATGCAACATTGACGCTTAAGGAAAACGGTGGTACTTACGAAAAAGACATTACATTCATTTTCAACAAATGGGGTACAAACGTTGGCACTTACGGCAAAAACACAGATAATAATATTACTATGTATCCCAACCCTGCACGTAACGAGCTGAACGTTACTTACAGCAAGGATATGAATGTTAAAGGAATATCAGTATATAACCTGGTAGGAAAACAGGTAAGTAATTATAGGGTGAACGGCACCAGTGCCAAACTGGATATCGACAATATACCTTCAGGTATCTATTTTATTCGCCTGACGGATAACGCCGGTCAGGTTGTTGCAACCCGCAGGTTTACACACCAATAA
- a CDS encoding MerR family transcriptional regulator translates to MNRFSIRDIENLTGIKAHTLRIWEQRHGIIVPKRTDTNIRYYDGDDLKQALRIALLNQHGYKISRIQKMNEEEINTLLRETADTGFQFEYLLNNMIEATIDMDTRKFESLVDKYIRKFGLEQAVEQLFFAFLEKIGVMWMTNRLFPAQEHLVSNIIIRKILLAIEKQAAKPDFTQSTFLLFLPEGEIHEIGLLYIQYQLQKHDKHTIYLGANTPVDQVALVCKAVEPDYLYTHVTSASSDFDINSFLSRLSEVHNHKTIFVSGSMLQKTQITTSFPNVIFLSSLEEAKIAIYNL, encoded by the coding sequence ATGAACAGGTTTAGTATCAGGGATATTGAAAATCTTACAGGCATAAAAGCACACACGCTTCGTATCTGGGAACAGAGACATGGTATCATTGTGCCTAAAAGGACAGACACTAATATCAGGTACTACGATGGAGATGATCTGAAACAAGCACTAAGGATAGCCCTGCTCAACCAACATGGATATAAGATATCCCGTATACAGAAGATGAATGAAGAGGAAATAAATACCCTTCTTCGCGAAACGGCAGATACGGGCTTCCAGTTTGAATACCTACTTAACAACATGATTGAAGCTACCATAGACATGGATACCCGAAAATTCGAGTCTTTAGTAGACAAGTATATACGTAAATTCGGACTAGAACAGGCCGTTGAACAACTATTCTTTGCTTTCCTCGAAAAGATAGGTGTTATGTGGATGACTAATCGCCTATTTCCGGCCCAGGAGCACCTGGTCAGCAACATTATCATACGTAAGATCCTGCTTGCTATTGAGAAACAAGCTGCAAAACCTGATTTTACCCAATCAACATTTCTGCTTTTTTTACCGGAAGGTGAAATACACGAAATAGGATTGTTATATATACAATACCAGTTACAAAAGCATGACAAGCATACCATATACTTGGGGGCAAATACACCCGTAGACCAAGTAGCACTGGTTTGTAAGGCTGTAGAACCTGATTATTTATATACTCATGTCACATCAGCATCCAGTGATTTTGACATAAATTCCTTCCTGTCCAGATTGTCGGAGGTGCATAATCATAAGACAATTTTTGTTTCAGGGTCAATGTTACAAAAGACACAAATTACAACATCATTCCCCAATGTAATTTTCTTAAGCTCTTTGGAAGAAGCGAAGATAGCAATCTACAACTTATAG